The following are encoded in a window of Candidatus Methylomirabilis limnetica genomic DNA:
- a CDS encoding Lnb N-terminal periplasmic domain-containing protein, with protein sequence MLSLFARLFGRLVGALVVLAAATWGALALFYGSLLTEALRAPVAGLFGLSGIVAAVVVLFSRRRWRAAGAFAAAFLLLLAWWSTIQPSNDRDWQPEVAVLPYANIDGDLITLHNIRNFEYRSETDFTPGYYDKTFDLRKLKSVDLVAAYWMGPAIAHTLLSFGFDGGDHIAISIETRKEQGEGYSTIKGFFKQYELFYVVADERDVIRVRTNYRKDPPEDVYLYQVHAPIENGRRVFLEYMHKINALKDKPQFYNTLTTNCTTAVWQNTRINPGHLPLSWKLLLSGHVPKYLYEAGRLDTLLPFEDLKERSRINKAAQAADRAPDFSRRIRAALPGTKHH encoded by the coding sequence ATGCTGAGCTTGTTTGCAAGACTATTTGGGCGCCTCGTCGGTGCCCTTGTTGTCCTGGCAGCCGCGACGTGGGGCGCGCTAGCGCTGTTCTATGGCAGCCTGCTGACCGAAGCATTACGCGCGCCGGTTGCAGGGCTGTTCGGCCTCTCCGGGATCGTAGCGGCGGTTGTCGTGCTGTTCTCGCGGCGGCGCTGGAGGGCGGCGGGCGCATTCGCGGCCGCGTTTCTGTTGCTGCTCGCCTGGTGGAGCACCATTCAGCCGTCCAACGATCGCGACTGGCAGCCGGAGGTCGCGGTGCTGCCTTACGCGAACATCGATGGCGACCTGATCACGCTGCACAATATTCGCAATTTCGAGTACCGTAGCGAGACCGATTTCACGCCAGGCTATTACGACAAGACCTTCGACCTGCGCAAGCTCAAGTCTGTGGACCTGGTCGCAGCCTACTGGATGGGACCGGCCATCGCCCACACGTTACTGAGTTTCGGGTTCGACGGCGGGGACCACATTGCCATCTCCATCGAGACGCGCAAGGAGCAAGGGGAGGGGTACTCGACGATCAAGGGATTTTTCAAGCAGTACGAGCTGTTCTATGTGGTGGCCGATGAGCGCGACGTCATCCGTGTACGGACGAACTATCGCAAAGATCCGCCAGAAGACGTCTACCTCTACCAGGTCCACGCGCCCATCGAGAATGGCCGGCGGGTGTTCCTGGAGTACATGCATAAGATCAACGCGCTCAAGGACAAGCCACAGTTCTACAACACGCTGACGACGAACTGCACGACCGCCGTATGGCAGAATACCCGGATCAATCCGGGTCACCTGCCTCTCTCATGGAAGCTTCTGCTGAGCGGGCATGTCCCCAAGTATCTCTATGAGGCAGGCAGGCTCGACACCCTCCTGCCGTTCGAAGATCTCAAGGAACGCTCGCGGATCAACAAGGCGGCCCAGGCAGCCGACCGTGCGCCCGACTTCTCCCGGCGGATCCGCGCCGCCCTGCCGGGCACGAAACATCACTAG
- a CDS encoding arylsulfatase, with translation MMSLALGVACAATAGAQTAIDRTVLPIPEPQYPHSTVFNVRNATPPPRLEVKAPAKAPNVLIVLIDDMGFGQSSAFGGPIQMPTVDHLANAGLRYNEFHTTALCSPTRTALLSGRNHHTNNMGSITETATAFPGQTGQRPNSVAPVAEMLRLNGYSTAAFGKSHETAAWEVSPSGPTDRWPTRSGFDKFYGFIGGETNQWAPLLYDGMNQVEPSHDPNYNFMTDMTDQAIKWVQAEKSLTPDKPFFIYFAPGATHAPHHVPKEWITKYKGKFDQGWDKLREETLARQIKLGVVPAGTKLAPKPEAIKDWATLSPDEKKLFARQMEVFAGFGEYADTEIGRLIQAIEATGQLDNTLVFYIVGDNGASAEGGMVGLYNEMTYFNGVHETVEDILKHYDELGGPTTYPHYAAGWAVAGDTPFTWTKQVASSYGGTRNGMAVHWPKGITAKGQVRSQWHHVIDIAPTILEAAGLPEPKSVNGTPQTPIEGVSLAYTFGDAKAPNRHKTQYFEIFGNRAIYQDGWLAGTVHRAAWEFKVRGPLEDDIWELYDTRTDFSLVNDLAAKNPAKLKEMQALFITEAVKYSVLPLDDRLFERFNAAMVGRPDLMAGRTSLTVYQGMTGMSENVFINLKNKSHTITAEVEIPKNGANGVILAQAGRFGGWSLYLKEGKPTYTYNWLGLQRYTVAAAQAVPAGKAILRFEFAYDGGGLGKGGTGTLFVNGKQVGTGRIEQTQCCAFSADEGADVGSDEGTPVTEAYTVPFTFTGKIAKVTIELKEVKMADKEETERGRKMATLKKALSD, from the coding sequence ATGATGAGCCTTGCGCTGGGGGTAGCGTGCGCTGCAACAGCCGGGGCGCAGACGGCGATTGATCGAACCGTGCTGCCGATCCCGGAGCCCCAGTACCCGCACAGCACCGTGTTCAATGTCCGGAATGCCACGCCGCCGCCACGGTTAGAGGTCAAGGCGCCCGCCAAGGCGCCCAACGTCCTCATCGTGCTGATCGACGACATGGGCTTCGGCCAGTCGAGCGCCTTCGGCGGGCCCATCCAGATGCCGACGGTGGATCACCTGGCCAATGCCGGGCTGCGCTACAACGAGTTCCACACCACGGCGCTCTGCTCGCCGACCCGCACGGCGCTGCTCAGCGGCCGCAACCATCACACGAACAATATGGGCTCGATTACGGAGACCGCCACCGCCTTCCCAGGGCAAACCGGGCAGCGCCCGAACAGTGTGGCGCCGGTCGCCGAGATGCTGCGGCTCAACGGCTACAGCACGGCCGCCTTCGGCAAGTCCCACGAGACCGCAGCCTGGGAGGTCAGTCCCTCGGGCCCGACCGACCGATGGCCGACCCGCTCGGGCTTCGACAAGTTCTACGGCTTCATCGGGGGCGAGACCAACCAGTGGGCGCCGCTGCTCTATGACGGGATGAACCAGGTCGAGCCGTCGCATGACCCTAACTACAACTTCATGACCGATATGACCGATCAGGCGATCAAGTGGGTGCAAGCGGAGAAATCGCTCACACCGGACAAGCCGTTCTTCATCTACTTCGCGCCCGGCGCCACCCACGCGCCGCACCACGTGCCGAAGGAGTGGATCACGAAGTACAAGGGCAAGTTCGACCAGGGCTGGGACAAGCTGCGCGAGGAGACGCTCGCGCGTCAGATCAAATTGGGCGTGGTTCCGGCGGGCACGAAGCTCGCGCCCAAGCCCGAGGCCATCAAGGATTGGGCTACGTTAAGCCCGGATGAGAAGAAGCTTTTCGCGCGGCAGATGGAGGTGTTCGCCGGCTTCGGCGAGTATGCCGATACGGAGATCGGCCGGCTGATCCAGGCTATCGAGGCGACCGGCCAGCTCGACAACACGCTCGTCTTCTACATCGTCGGCGACAACGGGGCGAGCGCCGAAGGTGGCATGGTCGGGCTCTACAACGAGATGACTTACTTCAACGGCGTGCACGAGACCGTCGAGGACATCCTCAAGCATTACGACGAGCTTGGTGGTCCGACGACGTACCCGCACTACGCCGCCGGGTGGGCGGTCGCGGGTGACACGCCGTTCACGTGGACGAAGCAGGTCGCCTCGAGCTACGGCGGCACCCGCAACGGGATGGCGGTTCATTGGCCCAAGGGCATCACGGCGAAAGGCCAGGTGCGCTCGCAGTGGCACCACGTCATCGACATCGCGCCGACGATCCTGGAGGCGGCCGGCCTGCCCGAGCCGAAGAGCGTGAACGGGACGCCCCAGACGCCCATCGAAGGGGTGAGCCTGGCCTACACGTTTGGGGACGCTAAGGCGCCGAACCGGCATAAGACTCAGTACTTCGAGATCTTCGGCAACCGCGCCATCTACCAGGACGGCTGGCTCGCCGGCACCGTCCATAGGGCCGCGTGGGAATTCAAGGTCCGGGGGCCGCTTGAAGACGACATCTGGGAATTGTATGACACGCGGACGGACTTCAGTCTGGTGAATGATCTGGCCGCGAAGAACCCGGCGAAGCTCAAGGAAATGCAGGCTCTCTTCATAACGGAAGCGGTCAAGTACTCCGTCCTGCCCCTCGACGACCGGCTATTCGAACGCTTCAACGCCGCCATGGTCGGACGGCCGGACCTGATGGCCGGCCGCACCTCTCTGACGGTCTACCAGGGAATGACCGGGATGTCCGAGAACGTCTTCATCAACCTGAAGAACAAGTCGCACACGATCACCGCTGAAGTGGAGATCCCGAAGAACGGGGCCAACGGCGTGATCCTTGCCCAGGCGGGCCGGTTCGGCGGCTGGAGCCTCTACCTGAAGGAAGGCAAGCCGACCTACACCTACAACTGGTTGGGGCTGCAGCGGTACACGGTGGCCGCCGCACAGGCGGTACCTGCCGGAAAGGCAATCCTCCGCTTCGAGTTCGCGTATGACGGCGGCGGCCTCGGCAAGGGCGGCACGGGCACGCTCTTCGTCAACGGGAAGCAGGTAGGCACGGGGCGGATCGAACAGACCCAGTGCTGCGCCTTCTCGGCGGACGAGGGGGCCGACGTGGGCTCGGATGAGGGAACACCGGTCACCGAAGCCTACACGGTACCGTTCACGTTCACCGGCAAGATCGCCAAGGT
- a CDS encoding TraR/DksA family transcriptional regulator, with the protein MNERDQTETDRENRRSQLLGLLTERRERLAAQIRRALAERREESQMRDAPGSHGWGAAPEGNISLAMVAQQQQQLSQIDTAIHRHQAGTYGRCVGCGEEIPLPRLQALPFAQRCAGCQEEWEAEKR; encoded by the coding sequence GTGAACGAGCGAGATCAGACAGAGACCGACCGAGAGAACAGGAGATCGCAGCTCCTGGGATTGCTGACTGAACGACGTGAGCGGCTCGCCGCCCAGATCCGTCGCGCGCTCGCTGAGCGGCGGGAGGAGTCCCAGATGCGGGACGCGCCGGGTTCTCACGGCTGGGGCGCGGCCCCTGAGGGGAATATCAGTCTGGCCATGGTGGCGCAGCAGCAGCAACAGCTCTCCCAGATCGACACGGCCATCCATCGCCACCAGGCGGGGACGTACGGCCGCTGTGTCGGCTGCGGCGAGGAGATCCCCCTCCCCCGCCTCCAGGCCCTGCCCTTCGCCCAACGTTGCGCAGGCTGCCAGGAAGAGTGGGAAGCAGAAAAGCGATGA
- a CDS encoding DUF4410 domain-containing protein, translated as MRTTRWSIASRIVLCLLVAVVIAGCDSIKVTDRQILDPQRKIPRPDHILVYDFAATPADVPADSALADQSAVSQTPQTAEHIETGRRVGAEIATKLVEEIRRLGLPAELASAGVTPQINDIVIRGYLLSVEEGSATKRMAIGFGAGASRLSVAVEGYQMTAQGLRKLGSGTVGAGGSKGPGAAVPLAIAIASANPLGLIVSTGMKVYGEASGSSKIEGRAEQTAKEIAEEMKPRLRQQGWIE; from the coding sequence ATGAGGACGACGCGTTGGAGTATTGCGAGCCGTATCGTGTTGTGCCTGTTAGTGGCGGTCGTCATCGCCGGGTGCGACTCGATCAAGGTCACTGACCGCCAGATACTCGATCCCCAAAGAAAGATCCCCAGGCCGGATCACATTCTGGTCTACGACTTCGCCGCCACGCCCGCCGACGTTCCGGCCGACTCCGCGCTTGCCGACCAGTCGGCTGTATCCCAGACGCCCCAAACCGCCGAGCACATCGAGACCGGCCGTCGGGTGGGCGCTGAAATTGCGACGAAACTGGTCGAAGAGATCCGGCGTCTAGGGTTGCCCGCAGAGCTGGCTTCGGCCGGCGTGACACCGCAGATCAACGACATCGTAATCCGGGGCTATCTCCTCTCGGTCGAGGAGGGCAGCGCCACCAAGCGCATGGCGATCGGATTCGGCGCCGGGGCATCGCGCTTGAGCGTGGCGGTCGAGGGCTATCAGATGACGGCTCAGGGGCTGCGCAAGCTCGGTTCCGGCACGGTGGGAGCCGGCGGAAGTAAGGGGCCGGGCGCCGCCGTGCCGCTCGCCATCGCCATTGCTTCCGCCAACCCGCTGGGCCTCATCGTGAGTACCGGGATGAAGGTGTACGGGGAGGCGAGCGGGAGCAGCAAGATCGAGGGCCGGGCCGAGCAGACCGCGAAGGAAATCGCCGAGGAGATGAAGCCCAGATTGCGGCAGCAGGGCTGGATCGAGTGA
- a CDS encoding DUF2779 domain-containing protein, which produces MDERPASIEERNLSKAESLLKSAGLIMPPVPEELIARFRERSSWCFSTRLLSVSPYNIKQYVQEALSGRVQDSLILARAGHGVNTYAMHYFLVHGPLQLFLQISWGGANMDSRQTTAEVNKCFRLVERLLESVGEGLRSGRLRPADRLTVVASNVYGGFWLAPTENGPTQTAAARWDGSARDPKIVLIEAIRWLTQTHTSVRPVIRISKSQYISGLQCRKLLWWMVHEPESPELAVGEELQVIFERGRRVGELARTCVPGGVLVGLPHHEVTHRLAATAQAIADKAPVVYEASFLEDGIFVAVDILQRRRDGFVMAEVKSTLDVKNDHIPDVAVQAHVVRRAGLTVKSAEVMHLNRECRYPDLSNLFVRENVTSVIRSAVRAVPKQAGELVSMLAGPLPEVKTGPHCTTPHACPFIERCWPPLPAHHVSSLYGIRKAKAEEFVADGYNTLFDLPRKFAASPAARRQIHSVRTGEMIVERDLRGALASLTPPIAFLDFETVNPAIPVWPGCRPYAQVPVQFSCHVLKADGVEHHAWLAEGPDDPREQFARALIAACAGVNTVLAYNAPFERQCIDGLIEALPHVEDDLVALSSRIRDLLPIVRDHVYHPDFGGSFSIKKVLPALVPGLGYDDLKIQDGRSAAAAIETLLLGADALTAAQQRSLRRDLLRYCERDTLGMVRLYERLLKLAGMGR; this is translated from the coding sequence ATGGATGAGAGACCGGCCAGCATAGAGGAACGCAACTTGTCGAAGGCGGAATCGCTCTTGAAGAGTGCAGGGCTCATCATGCCGCCAGTACCAGAGGAGTTGATTGCGCGGTTCAGAGAGCGGAGCTCGTGGTGTTTCAGCACACGGCTTCTCAGCGTGTCGCCCTACAACATCAAACAATATGTACAGGAGGCGCTCTCCGGAAGGGTCCAGGACAGTCTGATCCTGGCCCGCGCAGGACACGGGGTCAACACATACGCGATGCACTACTTCCTCGTCCATGGGCCACTCCAGCTTTTCCTGCAAATCAGCTGGGGTGGCGCAAACATGGATTCACGGCAGACGACTGCTGAGGTGAACAAGTGCTTCCGTCTCGTGGAACGGCTCCTGGAGAGCGTCGGCGAGGGACTTCGAAGCGGTCGGCTGCGACCTGCTGATCGACTCACGGTGGTGGCGTCGAATGTCTACGGGGGATTCTGGCTTGCACCGACGGAGAACGGACCCACGCAGACCGCAGCGGCACGCTGGGACGGGTCCGCGCGAGATCCGAAGATCGTGCTGATCGAGGCTATCCGCTGGTTGACGCAAACCCATACCAGCGTGCGACCAGTCATACGGATCTCGAAATCCCAGTACATATCCGGACTGCAGTGCCGGAAACTGCTCTGGTGGATGGTACACGAACCCGAGTCGCCGGAGCTCGCCGTCGGTGAGGAGTTGCAGGTGATCTTCGAGCGAGGCAGGCGCGTCGGCGAGCTCGCGCGCACGTGCGTGCCAGGCGGTGTCCTTGTCGGCCTCCCGCACCACGAGGTCACGCACAGACTGGCCGCGACAGCGCAGGCGATCGCGGATAAAGCGCCGGTTGTCTACGAGGCGAGCTTCCTCGAGGACGGCATCTTCGTCGCCGTGGACATTCTCCAACGGCGCCGCGACGGGTTCGTCATGGCCGAGGTCAAGTCGACTCTCGACGTCAAGAATGATCACATCCCTGATGTCGCCGTCCAGGCGCACGTCGTCCGACGCGCCGGGCTCACGGTCAAGAGTGCGGAGGTCATGCACCTCAACCGCGAGTGCCGTTACCCAGACCTCTCGAACCTGTTCGTGCGCGAGAACGTCACGTCGGTGATCCGCTCCGCGGTGCGAGCCGTGCCAAAACAGGCCGGGGAGCTTGTGTCGATGCTGGCGGGTCCGCTGCCGGAGGTCAAGACCGGTCCGCACTGCACGACGCCGCATGCCTGCCCGTTCATCGAGCGATGCTGGCCTCCCCTCCCGGCTCATCACGTCAGCTCGCTCTACGGGATCCGCAAGGCCAAGGCGGAGGAGTTCGTAGCCGACGGCTACAACACGCTCTTCGATCTGCCGCGCAAGTTCGCTGCCTCGCCCGCAGCGCGTCGGCAGATTCATAGCGTCCGGACGGGTGAAATGATCGTCGAGCGTGACCTTCGCGGCGCGCTCGCTTCCCTCACTCCGCCGATCGCTTTCCTCGACTTCGAGACCGTGAACCCCGCCATCCCGGTCTGGCCGGGCTGCCGCCCTTACGCCCAGGTGCCGGTGCAGTTCAGTTGCCACGTACTCAAGGCCGACGGAGTCGAACACCACGCATGGTTGGCTGAGGGCCCAGACGACCCGCGTGAGCAGTTCGCGCGCGCGCTCATCGCGGCGTGCGCGGGCGTCAACACGGTGCTCGCCTACAACGCACCATTCGAGCGCCAGTGCATCGACGGACTGATCGAGGCACTCCCGCACGTGGAGGACGATCTGGTGGCGCTCTCGAGCCGGATCCGCGATCTTCTTCCGATTGTGCGCGACCACGTCTACCACCCGGACTTCGGAGGAAGCTTCAGTATCAAGAAGGTGCTACCGGCGCTCGTACCAGGGCTCGGCTACGACGACCTCAAGATCCAAGACGGCCGCTCGGCAGCGGCGGCGATTGAGACACTGCTACTCGGCGCCGACGCCCTCACCGCAGCACAACAGCGGAGCCTGCGGCGTGATCTGCTCCGCTACTGCGAGCGGGACACGCTCGGCATGGTACGCTTGTACGAGCGGCTCTTGAAGCTCGCCGGGATGGGCCGATAA